The nucleotide sequence CTGTTTGGCTCGCTTAAGGGTATTGGCCAAATGCAGACTAAGGCTCTTCATCAGCTGTTGGTCAATGACTTCAGTAGCTCTAGTATTATTTAACCATTGGTCAAGGCCTTTAAAATCCATGGATTTGAGCCCATGAATGGATTGTCCACCAATCAAGACCTCCAGCTGTTCGGGTTTTAAACCACTTCCTAGGCAGTGACTGCATTTTTCATAAGAAAGTAGTGTTTTGACTGGTTGATATTTATTCTTTCGGGTCAAGAAATGTTCATCTATGAGGTACTGGAACAAGCCCTTCCATTGCATCTTTACCTGTTGGATCCCTTGCCTGGTTTTGGTTTTAAATTTCCAAGTAGCCTCCCAAGTTTTATCCGCAATCCCCTTAAACACTAGTTCCTTCTGAACCAAAGTCAAGTCCTTATATGGTGTGTTCAGGTCAAAGCCATACACCTTGCCCACTTCTTCCAAAATGGCCATATATTGCCCACTGGCCTGTCCATAATAGAAAAGCGCTTTGTTATGTTCAAAGAGCCCTTCAGCGATGCTTTTGTTTTCATCCAGGACTATTTTCCCAATATCTGGTAGGAGTTCTTGCCCCAGTCCATCACAGACTACACATTTTCCCAGGTCATGGTTACTGGAAAAGTGGCTGGCTGACCAGTCCAGACCGGTGTATTGGGCCTTTCTGGAAAATGCAAAGCGCAGGGTTTTATCAAAATCCGTTTGCTGGGCAATATCGGAACGTGCCGAAAAATTCTTCTCCTTACGGCTAATACAAATACTTGGCGTAAGGCCCTTGATATCATCCACATCCAATTGAAAATTCACCCCTACCCTGGATTGCTGATAGCTGGTAAACTGTTTGGTCATTTCCTGCAATGCATAAGCATGCAGGGTATCCATGACCAGGGAAGACTTCCCCGAACCGGATATTCCCGTTACCACAGTCAATTGACCCTTGGTCAGTTCCAGATTAATATCTTTCAGGGCATGGGTTCGGGCTCCTTTGATGTCAATGATATCCTGCCGCTCTGCTACGGGCAGCTTGGCTTTCTCCACTTGCGGAGACAAAGCATTATCCACAAAGCTGTCGGCCTCAGATCGGAAAAGCGGATGGTTTTCAAAGCAGACAATCCCTGCCGTTTGCTTTTTCAATTGGTTCAGGGCATGCATCAATTGCTGTACATTCTGATAATGAAGCCCGATACTAGGCTCCTCCAAGATCAGGATGGTCTTTTTGGAAGGCTTAGCAAAGTGCTTGGTCAATTTGATACGCTGAGCCTCTCCACCTGAAAGCGTGTTGGAAGGCTGGCCCAATTTGATATAGCCCAAGCCCAATTGGTTCATTAAGCCCAATATTTCTGTCAGTTTCTTTTCTCCTGCAAAAAACCGTTCCGCCTCTTGTATACTTAAATCATACATCTCGGCAATGTTCTTCTGTTTCCAATACACTTTCAGTACTTCGGGCTTAAAGCGCTTGCCATTACAGACAGGACAAACCTGATTGATATTCCCCATCAGGCTCATGGACAAGGTAATCACACCTGCCCCTTCACAGTTAGGACAACGGCCAGTTTTATTATTAAAGGAAAAAGCACCCTTGTCCAATTTCAAGGTTTTAGCTTCTGGTGTTTTGGCCAGCAAATCCCTGATCTTATCGGCAAGGCCTGTATAAGTAGAAGGATTGCTTCGCGGCGTTTTTCCGATTGGCTGATCGGTTACCGTAAGTATATTCAAGCCTTGCTGTTTGCAAAAATCAGTCAACCGATTGAGCAAGTCGTTCGTTTTTCTACTGATCACAGACAAGGTTTGAGCCTTAGGCTGAAAATCCGCTGCTTTTTCAAAACGGGGCTGCTTGGTAGACAGATCCGCACATGATTGAATAGCGGTCAAAGTTGGGCTGTACAGCGCTGATGCGTCTAAAAAGGATTGGATGGGACCATTGAAAACCACTTCTCCCCCTTCTGTGCCGGCTTTAGGCCCTAATTCAATCAGCCAATCGGCCGATTGTATAAAATTCAGATCATGCTCCACCACCATTACCGTATTGCCACGCTGAATCAATCGATCAAAAATATAGCGAAGATGCTGCTGATAAGCTGATGAAAGGCCGATGGAAGGTTCATCAAAGACATATAGGATCCCTTGCAAGCTACTGTTGACCTGCTTGATCAGTTTGATGCGCTGCGCATCACCAGAAGAGATCTCCATGCTGGAGGTACTCAAGGAATAATGGTTCATGCCCAGTCGAATCAGATCATGAAGTTGGGTCCACAGCTTATCGACCAACACCTTTTCACCACCGGAAAGTGTTTCCATCAGGAGGCGATCGTACAAATGCCCCAAGGGAAGCTCCATCCATTCCTGAAAGTTCAGTCCCTTCCACCGGTACTTCAAGTGTTCAGCTTTAATCCTTGCTCCCTGACAGCTAGGGCAGACTTTTGAACTCACAAAGCGTAAAATACTGACATTCCTATCCAGTCGCAGAATATCAGACATGATCGGGATGATGCCTTTGTAATAGCCCTCTTCTCGCGGCTTGGCCTTGAAACCTTCCCATCTCAAGCGAGACTCCAGGCTATGCTTGCCATAAAAAACCTTGATGCGATTACTTCCATAAAGAATCACCTCTTGCTGTTCAGCGCTGAGTTCCTTCCAGGGTATATCTACCGAAAAACCATGCGCCTCACAGACCTTGTTCAATTCCTCCACCGTCACTTGGGAATAAACTATATAGCCGTGGGGCAAAGTAGTAGTAATGACACCTTCCCGCAGGGTCTTATTTTCATCTCCTACAAGTTTATTAATATCGATGTATTCTGCTTCTCCCATTCCCCGGCAATTCTCGCAAGCTCCCTTGGGATGGTTAAATGAAAATAGCGACTTGCTCATGGACTCCTCTCCCGCATACCGGGCAAATATCACCCGGAAGATCGGAGCCAAATCTGAAAGAGTCCCAAAGGTGGCATTGATGGACTGAAAACGCTTGGACTGCTCCACCTTAATTACAGGAGGCAGTTCCGTAATTTCATCCACCTCCGCCGTAGGGATGCGTTGGGCGTTTTGTTGGTTATAGGCTGGGAGACTTTCCAAAAAATACCGATAGCCCTCATTGGCCATCACTCCCATGGCCAGTGAGGATTTTCCCGAACCGGATAGGCCAGTGACCACAATCAATTGGTTTTCAGAAACAGTTAATGCAATGTTTTTAAGGTTGTTTTGGTGGGCGTTTATGATCCGCATAGAAAGGACTCGTTTTCGTTTTTTGGAAGGTCAAAGATAAAAAGAATCTTAGCGTCCCAATAATGCCCGTAAACCAAATAGCCATATGCCTAATATATAAACCATTGATATAAGTCCCCTGTATTAACCACGACTCAAGGAACAGATGCCTTTATCCTATAATCAACACGGCTTAAACACGGGATAAACACGGCTTAAGCAGGGGTTAAACACAGGTTAAAAATGTTACATCCAATGCCTTTTGAAGCTCACGGGAAAGCTATCAGACATTTTCAGGTTCGGTGGCTTCACTGGAAGTATTAGTGTAACTGAAGGTGTGCGAATTGATTTTCAAGAAAAGAAACTTAATAATATTGATCCTAATTAATGAACTATTTCTCCTTAAAAATGCTTTGATCAATTAAGGATTATTCTTGAAGGATCATTAAAACACATCAAACAGCATCCAAAGACCTTTGACGTTCTACGAGAGATACTTAATGGTCCTGAAGTCCATAAATTATCTTCAATACCAGAAAACAGCATAAATTCATAAAACAAAAATTCAATCATGAAAATAGGCATAACAGGAGCTACAGGCCAATTGGGCCAATTAGTTGTTCAAGAATTAAAAGAATTGCTGGGGAAAGAAAACATCGTCGCCTTAGTGCGCAGCCCAGAAAAAGCCGCAGCACTACAAGTAGAAGCCCGTCCTTTCGATTTTGACAAGCCTGAGAATTTGGCAGCACAGTTAAAGGGGATCGATCGGTTATTGTTGATCTCTGGGAGTGAAATTGGGCAGCGAAAACGACAGCATGCCAATGTTATTGAAGCAGCAAAGACTGGGGGCATTAAATGGATTGTTTACACCAGTCTTTTACATGTCGATACAAGCAGTATCAACCTAGCCGGAGAACATCAGGCGACTGAAAAACTATTGAAGGAATCTGGTATCGAGCATACCCTGCTTAGAAATGGATGGTATACCGAAAATTATACTTCTTCAATTGAAGGAGCCTTAGGAGCAGGTACACTGATTGGTAGTGCGGGAGCGGGAAAAATTTCATCAGCTGCAAGAAAAGATTATGCACTTGCTGCGGCGACCGTAATAGCTGACGAAAAATACAAGGGAAAAATATTTGAACTGGCAGGGGACAATGCCTATACCTTAAGCGATATGGCGGCTGAAATCTCGAAGCAATCAGGTAAAGAAATTCCTTATAAAAACCTACCTGAGACCGAATACGCTGCAATCCTTGAAAGTTTTAATATTCCAAAAGCTGTTGCAAGCGCAATTGCAAGTTGGGATATTAGTACATCAAAAGATGATTTGTTTGATGATTCCAAAACACTTTCCAAGTTGATTGGCCGACCTACTACCCCTTTATCCGAAACGGTTAAATCTGTCCTAAAATAAGCAAGTCTCTACAGCTTAGGTCCTGCGGACTGCTTAAGCTGTAGAGACTTTTGCCCATCCATTTTTACCCACAAAAATCCCATACTATTTTTTAATCAACCTATAGCCGCTCCCAATACAGGGATTTGCCAAAGCTGGGCAGACCAAGGTAGCCCCTTACTTCCAACCTGTCCTCATCCAGCAATTTCACCAAGCACCGATATGTCTCTCCACTTTCAGGATCATAGACTTCACCGCCTGACCACTTGCCATCTTTAAATTCCAAGGATCGAATCAGATGTATTTGGTCCAAGGCTTGATTCCTAAGCTTAGCATCTTTATTATTTACATCCCTTCTTATTTTATCGTGCTCCTTCACTCTTTTTAGCCAAGTGATTTTACCAAAATATTTCCCCTTATTTTTATATATAAGCACCTTGGCCTCCCCCTCTTCTGTCAGCCATAACCCTAGGATATCATCAGCCTCCTGTGCATAAACCATCGATAACATTAGGCAATTGAGGAGAAACCCATAAACTGCTTTTTTGAACATATTTGTCTTTTTTTCAAAGCTAATCATTTAAAGGCACAAAAGTCCATTCAGACTGAAGGCTCTTCAAGCCTCTAGCACCTTTATCCCCACCAAGCTTAGATTTATCCAAGTGGGCAGATATTATTAGTCCTTTCTACCTCAAAATATGAACCTTAGAGACATCAAAGAATTCTTTATCTTTTTTTCGGGAACTCAAGTCATTCTTTAGTAGTTTTGCAAACTAAAATTGAAAATCGCACATGAAAAATTCCGAGATAAAATTTAAAATTAACCTAGACGAAAAGAACCTTCCGAAAACCATTGAATGGGATGCCACTGATAAAGAAGGGGACGGTGCAGAGCAGACTAAAAGCATCAGTTTAAATGTATGGGATAATCTGAACCACAGCACCTTAAGGATTGACCTTTGGACAGAAGAAATGTCTGTGGTAGAAATGAAAAGGTTTTATATTGATATTTTGGGAGGAATGGCACAAACCATCCTCAACAGTACAGGAGATGAATACATGTCTGAAGAAATGAAGGAGCTTTGTGATAGATTGGTTCAGCATGTGAACGAAGAGAATAAAAGCGCAAAATAAAAGCTTTTCATCTATTTCAGTTTAGCTATTTTAAACGCCAGTATAAAAAAAAACTGGCGTTTTTATTTATACAAAAAAACTAGGATCTATAGGTTAAGCCCGAAATATGCATTAGCTATCTATTAGGCCTTATCCACACCGACGGATAAAATCAGTCGCTTCGTTTTAGTTCTCGACTTTATCTGACAGCAGGCAAGGTCTCCGTATCGGTGCTACGCTTACGTCAGCAAATTAACTGATTTTCTTACACTTTAAGGCTTTATTTTTTAGGTTCCATCTGTTTACTGTAGGTATCTTTTACTTTGTTTCCCCAATTTAAATGTGACTTTCACTTTATCCCTTTGTTACTTATTTCCTACTGTCAAAAAAGTAACCAATCTAAAGGCTGTATAGGGTAGGAAATCCCACCACTACCCTATGGCGCACCGGTACGCATCTCTTGAGCTAACCCAAGATATGTCAGGTCGAATGGATCTAGCCACACTATTTTATATAGCGCCTTTTTTTACTGGCTTAAAACATTCGTTAAAAAATAATTTTTAGTATATTCCATAGAAACAAACCCAACTTAACATGAGAAGACGACTACAGAACTACCATTGGCTGTGTTTTCTGTTTGCAGCATATTTTTGGCTTGGTCTCCAAACTAAACTTATAGCACAAGAACCGACTACAGTTATTTCAGGCTCCGTTATAGATGGCAGTAGCAATGAAAGTTTAATAGGTGTCAACATCCTGGTAAAAGGCAAGGTGATCGGCACGATTACCGATTTGGATGGTAATTTCTCACTAAGTGTTCATCAGTCCCCTCCTTTGACACTCATTTTTTCCATGGTGGGTTATACCAGCCAAGAAATCAATATTGACCAAAGCAATACCCAGAACCTGCAGGTAATATTAGAGGAACAAACCCTGCTGGGCCAGGAAGTCGTAGTCTCTGCATCGCGGGTAGAGGAAAGTATCCTAAGTTCCCCTGTGTCTATTGAGAAGATGGATATCCTGAGTATAAAAGGGGCTCCAAGTGATAATTATTATAAGGCCATTGGTACCCTGAAAGGTGTTGATGTGACCTCCTCCTCTATCAATTTTCAAATTGTCAATGCCAGAGGCTTCAATTCTACAGGTAATACTCGCTTTGTTCAACTTATTGATGGCATGGATACCCAGGCTCCGGCGCTGAATTTCCCGATCAGTAACCTCAATGGGCCATCTGAATTGGATGTGGAAAGTGTAGAATTTATTCCAGGAGCCTCTTCAGCACTTTATGGCCCCAATGCTTTCAACGGTATTTTGTTGATCAATAGCAAAAGCCCCTTTGATTACCAAGGACTCAGTGCCTATTATAAACAAGCCTTTAACCATTTTGGCGGCACTGAAGGCGAGCCCCAAAATGTACAGCCCATCTATGAAGGCGCCATACGCTATGCCAAAGCATTCAATAATAAATGGGCATTCAAACTCAGCGGTTCACTGATGGAGGCTACCGATTGGTACGGAACAGATATGTCCGACCTAAATGCCATCAGCCAAGGGGATCTCCCCTTTAACCCTGGTGCCAATAGGATCCACGTTTTTGGGGATGAAGTCTCCAATAATATAGGCTTGCTTAGAAACCTGACCTCTGTTCAACAAGCTGCTGATGGTATGGGAATAGGTGATTATATCCCCAGTATTCCTGACCAAGTAGTTTCCAGAACAGGCTATGAAGAAAGGTATTTGGTAGATTATGGGGCATCAAATTATAAATTCAATGGGGCATTGCATTACCGGATCAGTGACCGGGCCGAGCTTTCCTATTCCATCAATTACGGCTCAGGTACCTCCGTATATACCGGCGCACAACGCTATTCCCTATCAGAATTCAATATCACTCAGCATAAACTGGAACTCAAAGGAGACAACTTCTTCTTAAGGTCCTATACTACAAGGGAAAATTCGGGGGGATCATTTATAGCCGATTTGACAGGGGTTCGTATCAATGATACCTGGAAGAACAATAGTGATTGGTTTGGAGAATATACCCTGGCCTATATGCTTTCTTTGGCCCAGCAGGGAGTGAGCCCTGGAACTCCGGGCAGTATTGATCAGCAAGCAGCTGCACATCAATTTGCCAGAAATATAGCCGATAATGGTAGGTACAGCCCGGGGTCGGAAGCATTCAACAATGCTGCTCAGCAGATAAAATCTGACTTTGTACCACAGGGATCCCTATTCAATGACCGTTCTCGTATGTATATGACCGAGGGACAATATGATTTTAAAAATGAGATAGATTTTATGAACCTCCAAGTCGGGGCCAGTTATCGGCTTTATGAGCTCAATTCAGGAGGAACCATTTTCCCTGATGGGGAAGGAAATGATATCACCATTTCGGAATTTGGGGCCTTTGCCCAAGCCTCCAAATCCTTGTGGAAGGAGCAATTAAAATTAATGGGTTCATTAAGGTATGACAAGAATGAAAACTTCAAAGGACAGGTAAACCCTAGAATCTCTGCAGTAATTACTCAGGGCAATTCAAATATCAGGCTTTCCTATCAAACAGGATTCAGAATGCCCACTACCCAGGGTCAACATATAGACCTCAATGTGGTTTCCGCTAGATTATTAGGAGGTCTTCCCTATTACAGGCAGAAATATAGCATATTCGAAAATGCCTTTAGTTTGGCTTCGGTCAATAATTATACAGCTGCGGTAAGTGCTGGAAATAGTCCTGTATCGCCCGAAGCTACGAGTTTACTGGTTCCTGTCAACGACCTTCCTGCCCTGAAGCCAGAACAGGTCAGGGCCTTTGAGATAGGCTATAAAGGATTGATATTAGACAATAGGCTTCTGATTGATTTTGCTTATTACTATAATGCTTATAATGATTTTATCACCCAAACAGCCGTAAGAAAGGCTCCGGGGCCAGTTTACCCTATACCTAGCAATGAGGACCAATTAGCCATCAATGCTGTCAATGCCCCTTCCTTATTGACTCCAGTCACCATTCCAGGCCAAGAAAACACCTTCCAAACTTATACCAACCTGGAGGGCAATACCGTCAAGGCCAACGGAGCCGCCTTGGGAATTGAATACAGCCTTCCAAAAAACTTTACCATTGGTGGAAATTATAATTACAATAAACTGCTCAGCGATATTGAAGAAGGCTTCTTGGCTGATTTTAATACTCCAGAACATAAATTCAACTTGAGTTTTGCCAATAGAAAACTGACAGAACGTTTGGGCTTTGGTATCAATTACCGTTATCAAACGGCCTTTAGATGGGAATCCTCCTTTGCTCGTGGTGAAGTGCCCGAAGTGGGCTTATTGGATGCCCAGGTCAATTATAAAGTAAAATCCATTAAATCCATTCTAAAATTGGGTGGGTCGAATGTATTGAACAATAGGTATACCCTAAATTATGGTGGACCTAAAATGGGTGCCATCTATTATATCAGCATAACATTTGATGAGTTATTGAACTAAATACAGGCCCTATGAAAACCCAAAGACATTTATTTTTGCTGCTATTGACTTTGTTTTTCACCGCTTGTCAATATGAGTTTCCGGAATTACCGCAAGAAAATCCAGCTCCTGGTGAAGCCAACTTTAGTAAGACTGTAGCCGTGGGCAATTCCATCACTGCAGGATTTATGGATGGTGCCCTTTATAATAGAGGACAAGAAAATTCCTTTATACATATATTGTCCCAGCAATTCCAGCTGGCAGGGGGAGGTGATTTTCATCAACCTGCCATCAATTCAGAGAATGGTTTCTTTTCCATGGGGCCCAATGGTCCCTTAGGAAGATTAATCCTTGCCAACGATCCACTGACAGGACAGACCCTTCCCGCTCCTATTGGCGCTGGTGATTTGCCAAGTGCTTATACAGGGGATAAATCTGCCTTGAATAATTTTGCTGTTCCGGGAATCACTTTGGGCCAGGCCTTAAGCCCCTTGACAAGCGGCCCTGCCAGTGCAGACAATCCTGCCTATAATGCACTCTATGCCAGATTCGCCAGCAACCCGGGCCAATCAAGCGTCATCAATGATGCCGCCACTGCATTGGCTGATGGTGGTACATTCTTTAGTTTTTGGCTCGGCGCAAATGATCTATTAGGCTATGCCATTGGAGGCGCTTCGGAACCATCCATCCTAACCTCGGACGAAGATTTCCAAATCCGATTTGGTGCAGCATTGAATACGCTGCTTGCTGCCAATGAATCAGCCAATGGCATGGTATTTAATATTCCCCCCATAGTAGAACTTCCCTATTTCAATCTAGTACCCTATAATCCCTTACCGCTAAGCCAAGCAGAGGCAGATCAGGTCAACCAAGGATATGCGGCCTATAACGGCGGCTTGATTCAAGCCCAAACGCTGGGCTTTATTTCAGAAGAAGAACGTATTTACAGGACCATTAGCTTTGAGGCTGGACTGAACGCTTTCGTGATGGAAGATGAAAACCTGACGGACCTAAGTGCTTTGGGCATGCCATCCATACGACAAAGCAGGCCAGAAGACAAGGCAGTGCTATTACTATCTGAGGCATTAAGACCAAGTGAAAACAGTCCCCAGAGAGGTATAGAATTTCCTGTAGAAGATGAATATGTACTTACACCCGAGGAGCAAGCTGAGATTAATGCAAAAGCCAACACATTTAATTCCATTATAACGGGGCAAGTGAATACGAATACAGAAAGGCTGCTTCTGATCGATATCAAATCGTTTTTTGAAAAGGTACAAAATGGAGCCATCAATTCAGAAGGAGCGGTATTGAGTGCAAGTATTATTCCTCCCAGCGGTGGTTTTTCTGTGGATGGAATTCATCCCAATGCCCGTGCACATGCTTTTATCAGTAATCTATGTGCGGAAGCCATTAATCAAAAATGGAATGCAAGTATTCCAAAAGTCAATCCCAATGCCTATATCGGCAATGACCTGCCCAGATAATAAAAAAATCCTGCTTAAAAAAGCAGGATTTTCCATTCACTTTAACCACTAACAACCATAAAACAAAAATTCATCATGCTCATACGAGCAATCAGAAATGATGAAAACATCACTTTGTCGTAGTCCGTACGGGAATCGAACCCGTGTTTCATCCGTGAAAGG is from Echinicola marina and encodes:
- a CDS encoding ATP-binding cassette domain-containing protein, producing the protein MRIINAHQNNLKNIALTVSENQLIVVTGLSGSGKSSLAMGVMANEGYRYFLESLPAYNQQNAQRIPTAEVDEITELPPVIKVEQSKRFQSINATFGTLSDLAPIFRVIFARYAGEESMSKSLFSFNHPKGACENCRGMGEAEYIDINKLVGDENKTLREGVITTTLPHGYIVYSQVTVEELNKVCEAHGFSVDIPWKELSAEQQEVILYGSNRIKVFYGKHSLESRLRWEGFKAKPREEGYYKGIIPIMSDILRLDRNVSILRFVSSKVCPSCQGARIKAEHLKYRWKGLNFQEWMELPLGHLYDRLLMETLSGGEKVLVDKLWTQLHDLIRLGMNHYSLSTSSMEISSGDAQRIKLIKQVNSSLQGILYVFDEPSIGLSSAYQQHLRYIFDRLIQRGNTVMVVEHDLNFIQSADWLIELGPKAGTEGGEVVFNGPIQSFLDASALYSPTLTAIQSCADLSTKQPRFEKAADFQPKAQTLSVISRKTNDLLNRLTDFCKQQGLNILTVTDQPIGKTPRSNPSTYTGLADKIRDLLAKTPEAKTLKLDKGAFSFNNKTGRCPNCEGAGVITLSMSLMGNINQVCPVCNGKRFKPEVLKVYWKQKNIAEMYDLSIQEAERFFAGEKKLTEILGLMNQLGLGYIKLGQPSNTLSGGEAQRIKLTKHFAKPSKKTILILEEPSIGLHYQNVQQLMHALNQLKKQTAGIVCFENHPLFRSEADSFVDNALSPQVEKAKLPVAERQDIIDIKGARTHALKDINLELTKGQLTVVTGISGSGKSSLVMDTLHAYALQEMTKQFTSYQQSRVGVNFQLDVDDIKGLTPSICISRKEKNFSARSDIAQQTDFDKTLRFAFSRKAQYTGLDWSASHFSSNHDLGKCVVCDGLGQELLPDIGKIVLDENKSIAEGLFEHNKALFYYGQASGQYMAILEEVGKVYGFDLNTPYKDLTLVQKELVFKGIADKTWEATWKFKTKTRQGIQQVKMQWKGLFQYLIDEHFLTRKNKYQPVKTLLSYEKCSHCLGSGLKPEQLEVLIGGQSIHGLKSMDFKGLDQWLNNTRATEVIDQQLMKSLSLHLANTLKRAKQLHIDHLHLNRKSSTLSGGEQQRVALIKQLNSPLKGITYLLDEPSAGLSADNIPDLLQLLKELVDKGNTVIVIEHNKEIMMAAHQLLEIGPKAGKDGGYLTFQGSPKAFLQTADAHPFLKEATKKVNLKAGQASILLKKLARHTLVREALEVPVGGITAITGKSGIGKTTLVKDIIMPSIRQARPVNCVAISLPKKYSGAQYFEPKKLQAYHSTLLVDYLDLLKDISKGFAKATGLKAKDFSYKNKASQCPHCKGSGYLSTSLDIAANHIEKCDLCHGQRYQAHILEYRVGGHTIAEVLALSIRELQAWHNDLQITGASLSFIDQLEAIGLTHLSLDQSVKSLSSGEKQRLLLLNWLKNKTQDQLLILDEPSTGLHYADIDLLLEMLQALSQKNDILVIDHNLYLLGKIGVGIIL
- a CDS encoding SDR family oxidoreductase, with translation MKIGITGATGQLGQLVVQELKELLGKENIVALVRSPEKAAALQVEARPFDFDKPENLAAQLKGIDRLLLISGSEIGQRKRQHANVIEAAKTGGIKWIVYTSLLHVDTSSINLAGEHQATEKLLKESGIEHTLLRNGWYTENYTSSIEGALGAGTLIGSAGAGKISSAARKDYALAAATVIADEKYKGKIFELAGDNAYTLSDMAAEISKQSGKEIPYKNLPETEYAAILESFNIPKAVASAIASWDISTSKDDLFDDSKTLSKLIGRPTTPLSETVKSVLK
- a CDS encoding DUF2147 domain-containing protein — protein: MFKKAVYGFLLNCLMLSMVYAQEADDILGLWLTEEGEAKVLIYKNKGKYFGKITWLKRVKEHDKIRRDVNNKDAKLRNQALDQIHLIRSLEFKDGKWSGGEVYDPESGETYRCLVKLLDEDRLEVRGYLGLPSFGKSLYWERL
- the gldC gene encoding gliding motility protein GldC; the encoded protein is MKNSEIKFKINLDEKNLPKTIEWDATDKEGDGAEQTKSISLNVWDNLNHSTLRIDLWTEEMSVVEMKRFYIDILGGMAQTILNSTGDEYMSEEMKELCDRLVQHVNEENKSAK
- a CDS encoding TonB-dependent receptor codes for the protein MRRRLQNYHWLCFLFAAYFWLGLQTKLIAQEPTTVISGSVIDGSSNESLIGVNILVKGKVIGTITDLDGNFSLSVHQSPPLTLIFSMVGYTSQEINIDQSNTQNLQVILEEQTLLGQEVVVSASRVEESILSSPVSIEKMDILSIKGAPSDNYYKAIGTLKGVDVTSSSINFQIVNARGFNSTGNTRFVQLIDGMDTQAPALNFPISNLNGPSELDVESVEFIPGASSALYGPNAFNGILLINSKSPFDYQGLSAYYKQAFNHFGGTEGEPQNVQPIYEGAIRYAKAFNNKWAFKLSGSLMEATDWYGTDMSDLNAISQGDLPFNPGANRIHVFGDEVSNNIGLLRNLTSVQQAADGMGIGDYIPSIPDQVVSRTGYEERYLVDYGASNYKFNGALHYRISDRAELSYSINYGSGTSVYTGAQRYSLSEFNITQHKLELKGDNFFLRSYTTRENSGGSFIADLTGVRINDTWKNNSDWFGEYTLAYMLSLAQQGVSPGTPGSIDQQAAAHQFARNIADNGRYSPGSEAFNNAAQQIKSDFVPQGSLFNDRSRMYMTEGQYDFKNEIDFMNLQVGASYRLYELNSGGTIFPDGEGNDITISEFGAFAQASKSLWKEQLKLMGSLRYDKNENFKGQVNPRISAVITQGNSNIRLSYQTGFRMPTTQGQHIDLNVVSARLLGGLPYYRQKYSIFENAFSLASVNNYTAAVSAGNSPVSPEATSLLVPVNDLPALKPEQVRAFEIGYKGLILDNRLLIDFAYYYNAYNDFITQTAVRKAPGPVYPIPSNEDQLAINAVNAPSLLTPVTIPGQENTFQTYTNLEGNTVKANGAALGIEYSLPKNFTIGGNYNYNKLLSDIEEGFLADFNTPEHKFNLSFANRKLTERLGFGINYRYQTAFRWESSFARGEVPEVGLLDAQVNYKVKSIKSILKLGGSNVLNNRYTLNYGGPKMGAIYYISITFDELLN